In Epinephelus fuscoguttatus linkage group LG15, E.fuscoguttatus.final_Chr_v1, a genomic segment contains:
- the LOC125902501 gene encoding leucine-rich repeat-containing protein 30-like, which translates to MGGKQSRSFSNKELNEVRVSQRRTSAGRDDQPSRSSAAERIRRHATVHFGYSTLSLAQRALDETPTELWELRELQKLNLSMNSLCSLPPALGALDNLVILNLWGNNLSSLPPEISLLKKLRVLFACRNRLREVPEELGSCTCLEVLSLANNQITGLPGSLATMHNLTKLNLSHNRIVHIPTCVYSMKGLVFLHLACNRLETIADQIQDLVNLKILIVEGNSIHTLPKTLCFLESLELLNVDFNDLQSVPMEMYLLSKLGRLACHPLDKGLHIIHNPLLKPIKEVLQGGLSALYNYLKPT; encoded by the coding sequence ATGGGTGGGAAACAATCTCGCAGTTTCTCCAACAAGGAGCTGAATGAGGTGAGAGTTAGCCAAAGGAGGACGAGTGCCGGGAGAGACGACCAGCCCAGCCGGTCCTCGGCTGCTGAGAGGATCCGCAGACACGCGACAGTGCACTTTGGCTACAGCACCCTCAGTCTGGCGCAGCGGGCGCTTGATGAGACCCCCACTGAGCTGTGGGAGCTCCGAGAACTGCAGAAGCTAAACTTGTCCATGAATTCCTTGTGCTCTTTGCCCCCTGCCCTGGGCGCTCTGGACAATCTGGTGATCCTCAATTTGTGGGGGAACAATCTATCCAGCCTGCCGCCTGAAATCAGCCTACTGAAGAAGCTGCGGGTGCTCTTCGCCTGTCGTAATCGCCTAAGAGAGGTCCCAGAGGAGCTGGGCTCCTGCACGTGCCTAGAGGTGCTCAGCCTGGCCAACAACCAGATCACAGGCCTCCCTGGCAGCTTGGCCACCATGCATAATCTAACCAAACTCAACCTTAGCCACAACCGCATTGTTCACATCCCCACCTGTGTCTACAGCATGAAGGGCCTGGTCTTCCTCCACCTGGCTTGCAACCGTCTGGAGACCATCGCGGACCAGATCCAGGACTTGGTTAACCTGAAGATCCTTATTGTGGAGGGAAACAGTATCCACACACTGCCTAAGACGCTGTGCTTCCTGGAGTCTTTAGAACTCCTCAATGTTGACTTCAATGACCTGCAAAGTGTGCCAATGGAAATGTACCTACTGAGCAAGCTTGGGAGGTTAGCCTGCCACCCACTGGATAAAGGACTTCATATTATCCACAACCCCCTCCTCAAGCCTATAAAAGAGGTGCTGCAAGGAGGACTCAGTGCCCTCTATAACTACCTCAAGCCCACGTGA